One Anguilla rostrata isolate EN2019 chromosome 15, ASM1855537v3, whole genome shotgun sequence genomic window, CCATTACAGTGTCAGTTTCTTGTTCATGCCATAGACAtctaaaagaaaattgaaaaataaaaagaaacaaaagtatAGTTCTAACCGCTGTGTCATAATTATGTACACTGTACCAAGCCATTCCTTCAGGGTGAAATCTGTATCAGAGCAGACGTCTACAGCGTAGAATGCCTCGTGGCTAGAGACAGGACCATTTGTACACATGGTAAACAATATACATATTCAAGGTCAGCTCCTTTAACAGTTCAGCTCAATTCTATTATGCAGCTTTTTTCAAATTATGATGTATGACGCATTTACCAATATTGTATAATAAAACGGTTGAATAACAGCTGTGAATGCAGAGAAGTAATTGTGGCCTGGAGGTTATAATACGCCTGAATGTGCACAAGTCCCTGGCTGTTCCCTTCCATTAGCTTGCAGAAATCCCTCAACTGGCAGGACACCCTTAGATTGAGAAGattcattcagaattcagaGACTTGTAGCACAGCACTTAATATGTGACGCATAATGAAACATTATCAAATGCAAACACGCATTGCGTTTCCCCTTTGATGctttttgcttgtgtgtgtaatttcCTGCTGGCTGTGAAGAGAGCAGTCTCGACAAAGCCTTCCCTCGCAGCAGTGCACTCCGAGGGacggggacgggacggggggacggggggggcagCGACAGGTTAATGCGACGCAACGTTAATGGAACATCACATCAGTGAAACCTCGTCACTGCGACGACACTTCAGCCGGATGGCAAAGAAACACTGCCTGGAGTTCGCAACCCGTGGAACGTAAGGAAGAAATATTAGCAGTCTAGTTACATTTCTGACTTTTTCGACAGACCTCCCAGCTCCCCCAGTTCTGGAATGGCAAGCATTTCAGAAAGGCATCTGATTTCTGAAGCGCTTACAGTTTATAATCCGTCTTTGCTCCCCCTTTCACCACACAGGAATTCAGGAGCATGTCAGAAACGATCAGTCTAAGCGCCCGGGCGCTCCTATGGTGGCCCCCCAAACTCGACGGGCCCAGGACAAAAGCTGGCATTGCATGAGGCCTTCCCGCAGTCCTTTCAACCACGACACCCTGGAGCCTTCAGATAGCCTAATGAGCCGGGCCCCCTCCGCTCTGGCCAGATAAAGTCCTCtctgcggagagagaggggaggcggggccaggacTGGCTGAACCAGATTTCCCAGGAGCCTCAgccgttcctctctctctcggataGCTGGCAGGAGTTCACCGAGGGAAACTCGCTCGTAAAGGCTGCCTGCTTCGCTCCTCTGGAACGCGCTGTGGAAGTCTCAGGATTGGGGAGGTCAAGCTGAGGAGGtcccctgagccccccccccccgtctgaaAAAGCTCGTCCTGATCTGCCAAAATGTACCGAGGCTGGAAACTGGGCTTCCACATCCACTGCCTAAGCTTGGCCGGAAACTAacacctgttgtttttttgggctCCGAATGAAACAAGACACAAGGTAAAAATCTTCTCAAACTTTgaccaaatatttttaaagaaagaagagCAGTTCTGAGAAGTTTCTGAAAATTCTTCTGGTGTTCCAAGATAAGATGTTATTGTCTAATCCATTTATTCCAAAGTTCTCTGCAATGAGACGCAGAACAGGTTTTCCTCAGATGAACAGATAGAATCAGGGGTATGGCTCAATCTCTGCATacgtctctctcctctgctctctctgcttacAGAGGACGTAACTAATGACACAAATTCCCACTGAAGCCCTGTGGGGACTCCAGCATGCCTAACGAGTTCCACTATAACACTAAAGAGAAACATAAATCAAGTGCAGGGCAAACTACCCCACATATTGTGAAGTGAATGTAAAGATATCTATGCTCAAATAGAAAGCTGGAATGTGTCAGTGTGCCACTATTTGAACACAGGCATATACAATGCAGTCTGAAGACAACGGAAGTatactttttattatattgttcCTACTCGCCAGcaagaatgtgttttttatgttttaagttCCTGTGTAGGTCAATATTATTATACTGACTCCagtaaaattacttttaataatCTTCACCCACCTTAAACTCAATGCCTCAGCAGTTAAACTCAATAGTACATGACGTCCATGAATTGTCTACCTGACAGCATTTAGGATAAGCAATGCTCCATATCTAAAAATAATTGGTACTAAAATGGTCATTACCCCCCAAAATCTAAATTTTATAGGGTTCCTTCCAAAAACAATCTAATTTATGAAGCAGATGACACTTTTCATAATTGAGTTTCAGTCGCTGTCCTTACAGGGCCCAGGATGATGAAAGGAACTGCAGGTCACTAAGTCCAATGACCACAAAAACTTGCAGAGAATGGCCATGGATTTGTACTTGGTTATAGTGATCACAATTTTCTATTGTATAATGTTAACAATGGCAGGACTGCTGTCCCTTCAGTTTCAATATAATTTACTTCTCATCAGGCAAGTTGATATATAACTGTTTGAATTTACCCAACATATCAACAGGTTAATTCCAGACAACATGTTGTATGAAGTCGAAAACCATATTGGCTATTTTTTTGCCCTATGTCTGAAGTCTCTTAGCAGGCTAAGTTATTTAGCATTTTGGGTGCTTTAGTAGTGGTGTGTTCCTTTAACCCGTCTGTCAGGAAAAGGGCGATGCACCAAGGCAAAATCTTCCCAACAGcaaaaattcattcattttgagcCTGCTGACGTCATCTTAAATTGGAAGCAAATGGAACAACGGCTTCTGCAATGTTTTAATCAGATCCGAGCCAGAAAATGTTTCCACCCTAATCCAGGTCAGCTGAAGAAGGCCTTTCCCTCAGACAGTAAACAACAGCCATTCATATTAATAATCTATAAACTAATAATCATTCCCTTTAAGAAGATTGAGAGAGCCATATGAACACACAAAGTTTCACTGTACTTTCCATTTGGAATCCCCTTCCTGAAATTGAATATCTAACAGATCTGTTGCACTTTCTTTGATTCTAGAAGAGAAAAACAACTTTCATGAACAATACATCCCATCCTTCCTCCCATATTTCCCAAAGGTTATGTTAGCATGTACCTAACCACACATGCATTGTGAAGCAATGGAACACATGCCAAACTGGGTCACAGGCTGCAAAAGAGAACACAAAACGGCAGTTAATAATGAGCATCAGACACCCAACTGGCTAGTTCTAAAAAAGCCGCCCATCGCAGAAAATAGACTGGCCCTTATACAGTAGGCTCCTTGTAGAGTTGGGCCTCTGTTGTGTCATTGGCTAACCGTAACTGAGAGCCTGCAGTGGTGGGACACGATTAGCAATTAGCAACCCCTCCCACCGCTATCCCGACGGGTTGCTTGGGTTACCGCTACGTAAGTTCCCAACAACACAGCAGCTGTATACAGGTCACAAATTGTTATCAGTGAGAGATGAGTCTTTTCAAAATGGTGCTAtctgtcctgtagtactgtgtggagtgcacatgctcagttgcAGTGCTCCCTGTGTACGTTTAGATGCTAATGCATTGTACAATTACTGCTGCCTAAGACTAGAACTATGCAGTGATGAGTTTTAAGTTGGATTTAGCCTCTGATGTTATCACATTTAGGTCTATTCTTTATAAACATGCTCTTCTGTGTAACACGGAGGCTAAAGAAAGACCTCTGACTGCTAAAACATTAGCACTACTTCAACCGACAAACACTGTGCTTAGCGATACCTATACCACATGCAATCCAGCCTTCCCTGGGTGTTTGGGAAACAGCACATCTTTAAAGGGGCTTCCAACAGCAAGTCAGAtagaaggaaaaagaaacactCCATGAAGAGTCTTatgtgattatttaaaaaaataaataaattggagaacagaacagaaaggtGAGATAATTCTACGTATAAATTCTAAAAGCAAAtggaaataatatataaactgAGAGTGAATGCATGATAAACACCTTTTACTGGAAAGCCTTTTGTCAGTAACTTCCTTCTtgtcagtgaaataaaaaggcTGAGGGTTCTGAGCACCAGACTGGCTGTCTGCTCTAGACAAAACGGCAAGTCAACATTCTTTAGTGCATTTCAGCCCACTGGCAGTGTTAAcagaaaaaatacactgaaacttTGGAGTTCAGTGCAGAAAAACGATTCTCAAGAATAACATGAAACAAGTGgcagttaaaaacaaatgtatgaaaAGCAAGCTGGATTCCATGCTAGAATCCACCCACAACGCTGTAGGTGGTGCCTgtctgtcaaaaaataaatcgTTCCTTTGTATCTTGAAGTCAATGCACTCGGTGCATTTTTCTTGTCTCTCAAGTTATGATGAGCCTAAAGATTTAAATGTATCAGCATACTACCTTCAACAGTGAAAACGTGATATATGCCGACAAGTCTTATACACCAAACATTCTCTATACAGCATGCAGTCTCTATTTTCAGGCAGGCAATAAATGATTCCTGTTGGCAGAAAAttcaaaaagtatttaaaaggAATTTCTATAAATATTTAGCTTCTCTGATATTCATCTGCAAATCTTTCAGGGGCCATAACTCGTTGCTAGTCCCAGACGCTATGCTATGGTACGCTATCCTTCCTGTTTTGGTCTACATTTCCGGCTATTAAAGAAGATGCCTGTCTCCATTAAGCCCTTTGCTCCATTTTGCCTTACTTGGACATGATTCTTTTCAACTCATATCTGCATTCAGTCTAGATTTAAATGAGTAAGCATTCTAGCTACACCAAAATATCTCAATGTTGTTATTCCCACAGAAATTCTGTATGTACGATGGCAGCAGTACAATCACCTCTACATATTTTAACTTCATCTTCAGTAAAAATGTCTATTTGAACAATGAATTCCCAGCCATCCTGAAATTATAAtgtttaaacaaatataaagTATAATCTTTAATGTGAAATGATGAAGGCAGCTCGTAATTCAGAACCAGCATGAGCCATCATTAAAAAGGAGTGGGGAGAAATGGACCACACCATGGAAATCAGTTCATTGTGCAGAACAGAAAAACCTGACAAATCTATTTCTGTTCATAAAACTCAAACAAGGGAAGTAAACAAAGGGGGAACAAACATGCATTCGTGTTCAGGAAATTCACTGTATCTCACATTACACCCACTGATAAATCAGACTGGGAAAACAATAAACTGCTAAACgctcaaagaaaaaagaaaatactgtcTTTAACTcactatgaaaatatttatagatATAGTTTTGCATAAGGCTGTTGAATGTAAGTGTTTTCTAGGTTGTCACTTCAAGCCACCACACCAaagtacatatttacataagACTGTCAACATGAATAACGGGGGCGGGGACCATGGGGCCATGTGATCAGTCATCCAAAATGATCAGCTATGATCACAAACTCAATGCATTCACCTGTATGATTCGATTTACAAGTAACAAATCATTGGGTAATGAAATTAGAGGGCTGAAATCATTGAAGTAATTTGAATCTGTGTGCTTTCTACTTCAATTATGAGCTAAAGATACCTTTACTTTATCTCAGGATATATTGGAGTGCAGCGGTGTCCATTTCAAACGTGGCTgaaggaagaaagagagccAGTCACCTTTCCTGCTGAGACTACGGGTCCCCGTCCCTTTAGCTGCCCGAGACCATGAAAGACCGACTGGAGGAGCTGAGGCAGAGAGCGAAGGCGGCCAGCGAGGAACCGGACAGCGGCCCTTTAAGTACGGAAGGGGATGGAGAGGAGGACGACGCCCTCGCGTTCCCGCAGGCCGTGGTCTTCGAGGAGGAGCCGGTCCTGGACAACTTCCTGTCGGAGGTGCAGCGCATCCGCGAGGCCATCGAGGAGCTGGAAAACGAGGTGCGGGCGTTCAGCCAGCAGCAGAAGAGCCTGGTGGCCACCATGCGGCGCTTCAGCGTCATGAAGAAGGACAGCAGCATCACGCGCGACATCAAGCTGCGGGCCGAGAGCATCCACAAGCGGCTGGAGGCGCTCTCCAAGCAGGTGAAGAGCGCCGAGGCCGGGGGCGGCCCGGCGGCGGCCGCCGTCCGCATCCAGCGTGCCCAGCACACCGCCCTCTTCCGCCACTTCCAGCAGGTCATGCGCCAGTACAACGACACCCTGGTCAGCAAGCAGGACAAGTGCAAGCAGTTCATCATCCGCCAGCTGGAGGTGTCCGGCCGCGAGGTGTCCGAGGAGGAGGTGGACGAGATGATGGCGCAGGGCCAGTGGGAGGTCTTCAACGAGAACGTGCTGCACGAGGCCAAGATCACGCGCGCCCAGCTGTCCGAGATCGAGCAGCGGCACAAGGAGCTCCTCAGCCTGGAGAGCAACATGAAGGACCTGCGGgacctgttcctggaaatccaAATGATGGTCGAGGAGCAGGGGAAGCACATCGAGAACATCCAGGCCAACGTGGAAAAGACGCAGGACTACGTGACGGTCACCTGCGAGAagttcaaaatggccgccagaTACAAGCGGAAGAACCCCATCAGgagactgtgctgctgttgctgtccttggaaaaaaaagatgtggccatgaaaagaaaaaaaaataatgatctttTTCTGGCACAGTGAGCTGTGTAAGGCTTGGCGCAGAGCTGACACAGCGGTCAGGCAACAGAATGAGAGACACTGAGAGGGCTCTTCTCCCACCACATACTGCAGGGGCCTGGACATCAGTCTGGCACAGATAAGAGACAAGGGCACGGCAAGCCCCGATAGAGTAGCGCAGCTGAGGGTTAGCGTGCTGACTGAGCCATGCTGAAGGAGAGCGCTAGCTTCATAACGTTAGCACGCTGACCATCTCACGGTTGCACGTTAACTTCCTCACATTATAACGATAATTGCAGTGAGCTGTGTACTGTTTAGAAtaccaatacattttatttaaatagcacttacccaaaaaaaaagctacaaagtgcttcacagcaaaaaaaaactatcaaaacAAATcttctttctttaattttttttattttttaaaagtactttCACACCCTTcaaattctgtatttatttatttatcataaagtaaatgtttttaaattggaaAGAATTGAGAAAAACTTCTACTGCAAACTGCCTGAAAATGACAGTCGATATTAGGCTTATTTGTGCAGGAAAATAAGTGCATGCTTAAAAAGATGTAAACTGTATAGTGTGGTAAACtctaacatttttacataaatgctattaatatatttttaactttcCTGAGTTCAATATCTTTCTGTCTCAGAACGAAGAGAAAATGCTCTAAAGAGTAGTACCATATGAAGCCTTTCAGTATCAAAATACAGAACATGTTACTGAGCAAGATGAGGAATTAATTTGCCTTCAGCGTTGTGTGCAAGTGATCCTAAAGCCATAAAtttcaacaaattattttaagaaaacaacTTCTGTAACAAAATAATGAGCCATCCCTTACAGTGCTTACATAAATTGCAGTGgaacaacaaaatatctattCAGGTGCCCTACTTGCAATGTAACTACTACAGCTGAAGCATATTAAATATAGAGGCATACCGATTTAATTTCTGTTCAATTCATAGCTATAACTGTCCAACTTCACCACCAATACACACAGTTGTAAGCTGCACAGTGGGTTATGCTGGTAGAACAAGGAAGGTTCTCTCATTAACGCCCAGTGAGACGTTTAGCCCATGTTTGAggatgtgtgttagtgagtcACCAGGCGTCTGATGTCAGAGCAAACAGTGCAAAGACATGGGTGTGGCTGAGAGTTCACATCAGACACTGGAAACACTTGTTTGACGGAAAAAGGAAAGAGTGGTGAGTATCATGGAGACCGAGAATGTGCTCCAGGTCAAAGTACTGAATCTATAGTCAAACAAAGGGTGGGTCAACAATATTGTAGAGTGGAGTAAGTAAGCCAACAGTGCCTACCCAGATCTACTGCTCCACACTTTGTCTGACCCTTTTATAACCTGAAACTATTAGCAAACAAATGGCTATCAGATTTAGCTACagtatatggtaaatggactgcatttatatggtaaatggactgcatttatatagcgcttttatccaaagcgctttacaattgatgcctctcattcgccagagcagttaggggttaggggttaggtgtcttgctcaaggacacttcgacacgcccagggcggggttttgaaccggcaaccctccgactgccagacaattggtcttacctcctgagctatgtcgcccctatattCAAGCAAATTATATTATACAGCACATTCCATTCCCCAGTACAGTAACGGTTTCACACATTGACTTACTCATAACTACATTGGTTCATTTTCCTATGGTCCTGAAGAAAATAATGCTATGCCAggacagaaagaaaggaacatGGCGAATGGAACACggataaaaaagaaagatgataTACCAACCAGAAACTTCATCCAACTTCTGCTCATATTTCTGTTCTCCCCACTAAATGTGCAATTCAAACAAAGTTCAACTGCAGCTGTTCCAAGAGGCAATAACACCACCCAGTGTATTAAAAAGGGAGTACACAGGAACTATACACTGTCCCCTTACGAACCATTCTGTTAATCTGTTCCCTTTCTCCAAGCAAAATATTTAGATCAAATAACAGAGAGAAAtaggtattttttatttttagcaatgATGTGCCACATTAACCCCAGGTTCAGTAGAGATGTGGTGATAATGGCCACAGCGGTGCAGTTTGAGCACGGGCACAGGGCCTGTTCTGCTACTCACACCAACACGGGCTTCCCGGCAATGCGGGGGTGGCGCAGGACCTCGGCCATGATGTCCTTGGTCTCCTGGATTCGCTGCACGTCGCTCGAGTccaccacaaacaccacaccGTACGACTCGGAGTAGTAGTTCTTCCAGATGCCCCGGATCTTTTTCCCCCCGCCCAGGTCGAAGATGGTCACCTCAAACTTCCCCTGCTTCAGGTCCACCTTGGAAAATCCAACAGTGGGGGCCACATCCTCTGGGTTTTCtagatgcattaaaaaaaaaattgttaaccAAAAAATTTTGTAAGAGATAGGATGTGTATACTtcataaaaccaaaaaatataaatatcccatcaaataatataaaataagttTTACAAGAATGGTTCTTAAAAGTTATCACATTTCATGATAACAGGTATATTCCAGAGTAATTTTAATGGGTGAAAGCCATACAAACTAGTCTGTTGGCCTGCAAACAAATCAACCaattaatgtttgaaaatgtcTGAGAAGTTGCCCTTgctttattatatattaaaaatgataacgAGCAAATGTTACTGCCGCCTGCTAAAAACAACTCAAATGCAACCATTTACTGATTACCACTTTACAGATTAGAACTTCAGCTGCCTGGAGGCATAAGCTTGTTAGCTGGACCACTTATCTCAGAGGCAGTGTTACGaagttattttattgaattggcAACTAAATCAAATTAAGCCttcaaaataacacacacacaaacacaaatggatgcgcacgcatgcacacaagaaatatgtatatatttttctgtagtTTAACAGTTTCCCACTGTTTAAAAGTCCTTGCATGCGATTCAAAGCATCCCCCATCCCTCCCATAAGACACTGGCTGAAATGGAGGAATGGAGCCCCGTGTAGCAAGCCTTTCTGACAGTAacgctgtgtgtgcatgcttcatGCAGGTTAATGCAGCTGCAGCTGACATGTAGAGCTGAGAGTGGGGAAAAGCTCACCTCCCTGAATCCCTCTGACTGTGGCGCTTTTCCCTGCGTTGTCCAGTCCCACCATCACCAGAGTTACTTTcctaaaaatgcaaaaaaaaaaaaaaaaaagaacataagaaCTAAGACAAAATAAGGTAACACCAATGCAAACTATAATACAGCTGCATTAAAACTCAGGAAATATACCAATGTTGTGAAAATGAGTTACAATTGCTGGCACATCAGAATTCAAGATTcctcttctttgtttttgatttcATCCCTGATCCAAATACTGCCTCAGATTCTGTGCTGATCAGTGCAGAATCGTTTCCGTTGGGTACTCCAAATGTcataaaacatttgcttttatttaatcGGCAGGAATTTAAACATAAACTGCACTCTAGTGGAAAAGCAATATTGGACTGCATCCATCACTGCCACCGATATGGCACAGATGTTTTCATCATCTGATCAAACTTCGGATTTGATCTGTGTGCCAGTTAAGAGGAGAAAAAACAGTTAGGGTCTCTCTTGAGGATGGTGTAGTATCATCGTAGAAGAACTTGGCCTGTAGATTCAAATCCCAGATGGGGTACTGCCATTCTAGCAAAGTTTGAAatctgcttcagtaaaatatcagGCTATGTATGTGGATAGTAAGTATGTAGCTTTGAAGGTTTCTCTAGAGGTGTATGGGTCCTTACAACTCAAGAGAAGCTTACAAAGCTAGAAACATATGTGTCCATGAGGAATTGGATACATACTATGCACATATATAGCCTGATATTTTACAGAAGTAGATAAACAATGTGTACATAATATGCACTAATGTAACTGTGCAGATTACTGAGGCCTACATATGTAGTTGGGCTGCCCTCACAATAGACACTGCTC contains:
- the stx19 gene encoding syntaxin-19, encoding MKDRLEELRQRAKAASEEPDSGPLSTEGDGEEDDALAFPQAVVFEEEPVLDNFLSEVQRIREAIEELENEVRAFSQQQKSLVATMRRFSVMKKDSSITRDIKLRAESIHKRLEALSKQVKSAEAGGGPAAAAVRIQRAQHTALFRHFQQVMRQYNDTLVSKQDKCKQFIIRQLEVSGREVSEEEVDEMMAQGQWEVFNENVLHEAKITRAQLSEIEQRHKELLSLESNMKDLRDLFLEIQMMVEEQGKHIENIQANVEKTQDYVTVTCEKFKMAARYKRKNPIRRLCCCCCPWKKKMWP